The window ATTATTTCAAAACTAGCAATATACTAATTAAATTCAAAGGCAAGTCAGAGCTCAATCTGCCCAGttaaaatgtattcacacattcacatgttGGACTAAAAGTTACTTTTGACAaaactgtgatgatgatgtgatgtcaaGCCTTTTGACAGGCAACATTTGGCTGAACTTTAGTGGACTTTGACTTTCAGACTTGGTGTTTCTAACAGctgtgatgcattttttttaactgaggCTAAATCATTCTGAAAAATTTAGAGATCAAAAGTTACTCATTGACGCAAAGAGATTTCATAAGGTGCCAGATTTTTCACTGTAAGATTTACCTTGGCGGCCTGGGAATATTTAGAAACATTATAATCTCCGCCCATGCGCAACACATCCTCTGTGCAGTAGTAGAACTCAGAGAAGCCATAGAACTGGCTGTTGCTGTAGTCGATGGCTGGCTGGTAGATCCCACTCAAAGAGGTTTGAGTCTCATTGGTGCGGTTGAGGAACGGCTGCAGAATCTGTCGGCACTGGTCAAAGTCCCCTGTGCCTCGCAGATACAGCTTCTGTGTAGACGGACCAATCTCATCCTGTAGGTCTGTGGGTAGACAAGGATCCAGGAGGGGAGACTCTGCTGTCTCACCAATATGCTGACCTAAGAGCCTGGTGAAATTAGAAACACGGTGTAAATACACCCAATAGTGTGTTCTGACCGGttggaaacattttaaaaaaaatgaaatcaagcTATTAGATCTATCTGTGGCTCTCACTTATTTCGAGTGGCAGTATTTCTGATGATGCTCTCCTCGTATCTTTGGCGTGCTGCATTTCCTCCGAAACCCAGGAAGGTGGACACGTAAACACGATAAACATGCTCTGTGCGATGTGCGTCACACCCCAAGTTGAATTCTGCCAATAAATTCTTTGCAACTTCCtcctaaaagacaaaaaaaaccatcaGCCAGGGAAAAATGACACCTTAAAATTATAGCCTTGTTTATTTATCAATATGCGTTAAGCAGCGCTGACATGCGTCAGATATTTTAATCATCAAAGCAGGTGACCTATGTTTAAGGCCACATAAGCTCAGAGTTCAATAATGGAATGTCAAGTCTAATATATTTCAAAAGGCAGAAGCTGGAACTATCTAACAAGATGAAAATTCAATTACATATCACAtggtgtaatggaaaaacaatgACAGCAAAAAGGGAGAGCAGCTTATATGGCACCTGCGGTACATCCATCACTAATTCTTGACAGGGATAATTTCCATTACATTCAACTGTCTACATAAAAGACATAATGTTCTCAGTCCTAAATCCTGCTATGGACTCATGCAGCAGGCTTACAGTATGCCTTCAATAGTGATGAATGGAGAGCAGATCGTCTCCACGGGACAAAAATGGTGCATACAGGTTTAACCAGGGAATGAGAGAGGTTTGGAAGAGGGAGAAGAACAAAGGGTGagtgacaaaaaacaaaggcaGCACAAAAACAGAATTGGTTGTGGATAATAACCTGCTGTGGAGAAGCAAAGCTTACAGTTTTGGGCACTTCGTATGCGATCTGTGTGGAGACCCCACCCATGTCCAGGACGCCAGCTGTTCTTTTCCTCACCATCGCCTCCTGCTGATCGCTGCCTGGGACATTAACCTCTACTACAGCTTCACCATCTTGAAAGATTGACAGAAGACATTATGTGATGACTGTTTTACTACAGATTTGTCTCCCTTGGAAAGGCCCCCAAAATAGCACTTTTATGGAGGCTGGTTAACATGTAACACATCAGTTATTGAATGTCCCAAAAACTTAACAAAAATTAACTTTTTCAATTGTTGAAATATTACTTGCAAGTGTCCTTACCATTGTGCACATGGTTAAACCTCCCCAGGACAAAGTTTATTCCAATCCATGCATAGACACCTAAAACCCAAGACaacaaattttaacattttattatatatgtttttatcatcatcTTCATTGCTGCATACATAGGAGAATACTACAACTgcaaattttaaattaatttttatcaAATATGTCATTACATGATCAAGATATTCTAAAAAggcattaaaaatacaataaggCTGCAACTGCAATACATTTTAGTTGAAcataatgtctgtgtgttcttATTATTCCTTTTCATTTACCTTCTTGTTTTCCAGAAATCACTTCTACGTGGGAATCTGAGAAGAGGAAGTTGAAGTGGACTGGGATGTCTGTTCGCAGATCCTCTAGAAGAGCTTCCTGTTGACTGAGTAAATGAACACAGAcactttataaaatgtatagCATATTAAACATTAATAGTTTTCTCTTTCAAGTGTTATGCTGTTTAAACTTGGGGTCTGAATATTTCATGCAGCTATATTTATATCCAAGGCTTCTGGATGTAGTATGAGATGATGCTCATTAGACCATATTGTACCTTTCAGGAAGGATTCTCATTCCAGCTGTGCACAGGATGTACAAGGGTGTTTCTTGGTGCTTATTTTTGGGGATGTGTTGTGCTGCAAAGCTCAGCAGTGGATAGATATAATCACTGGCCTtctcaggtgttttagccaattcaGAAAtgcctgaaaacaaaaacataaagaaaagagCTCTTATACTAACAGAACTAAATGATAATCGTTTCTCATTTTATACTTAAGTCTTATAACAAACAGTACcaattattcagtatttaatGCTCATAATCAAGCTATTATTTAAATGATCTTTTATTGTGATTATGGGGAGCCAAGCACTGCATATCTTACCCGGCTTTATCTTCATGACCACTGGTTTGCGATGTTGATCTCTCATTTGCCGGATATCCAAGAGTTCATGGGGATTACCATTGTGCCGGGGCCAGCAGTACACAAACACCCTGGAGCCGCTGCTGCCACAGTCCACCACCAGGCCATAGTTCAGGTTGGGGTTGCTTGTATCTGTTGCATCCACATCAGTCACCCTCGCCAAGTGCCTTTTGAAGAGCAAAGTATTGTTCACATTAAGATAATAGTGCCTgtgtcaataataataacacatgcACTTAGGTAAAAGCTATTAGTTTACCTGTGAAAGTGGTTTTCTTTTCTGATCCAGCTGGCGTGCCCCTTTCCAGTGACAAGCAGCAGATAGAGGAGTCCTATGAGGCAGAGCACCAGGCCGATGAAGAGCAGCTGTCTGAGGGAAGGTATCAGGAGCCGAGGAAGAACCTGGGACGACAGGCTAAAATGCCATGAGGCGGGGAAAAGGCACGAGAAGCTGATCCTGTCGAAAGATAGAAGAGAGGAGAGCCTGAGCAAAGTGTGCCTAAGATGTCAAAGATATGACAAGGTTCATGAACTGCATCCCCTCCACATATGACAACAAACCAACCTTCCCATGATGCAGATTGTCTTCAACttattggtttatttaataTGAATCATCAATCAGTCAGCTGAAGGAGGGAGGTTTTGTATAATCCACGGCTCCATCCCGTTTTCATTCCTTACCGCCATGACCTGTTAAGGGAAAATATTGGACATTTTAACGTCACTCGGCTAACATTTGCTTGTTAGCTCTCGTATGAGAAAGGCCTAACGATATCGTGGTCTGACTGGTGGACATACTCGGTACACTTCGTTGTTATATTCGTGCTTAAAGGGGGGATTTAAACATATCTAAATTGTCAATGGTAATTAAACTGATTTCAATGATGGCTAAGAAAtgatattgttaaaaaatatagcAGACAgggttagctaacgttagtctccTTTGCGTCTGAGGAGAGTGAATATCGTATGTTTGGCAGTGGAAGACAGCTAAAAGACAAGgatttgacatattttcacaACTCGTCAGCGTCAACAAAGTATACTTATACGTACGCTGCCTTTAACTGAACTGATACTTACTAACAAAAACGTAAAAGTCCCCTCCTCTGCGGTAAAATGGACATTTGTGAGCTGCCAGATGCTAACCGCTGGCTAATGTTGCGAGAGTATGTGGCAGCAAGTCTCCGGTGAGTGACGTGGTTGTCCCGatggtgtgtttgatttttgtctcCGCGTTTCCCGGATAACTAGTAACAACATGGGTACATCCAAAACCGCCCAACATTCTTCTTCTACTAATGAATTTCCGTCAGCCTGTAACCTGAAAAGCGTAATACTGCCCTCCACAAACAGAGATTATGTATTTATCCTTTATTAGTAATGTAGCTGTAATGTAATGTAGTGTAGTGTATGTATAGTGTATTATTATGCAAAATGTCATTGTtgctgttgtctttttttcttacacGCTTACTTAATGTAACTTCATGTCACATAACAGTATGCTTTGGTAAGAATGTATTTCATTAtgttcatgccaataaagcaaatCTGAATTTGGTTGCTTGCCTattaaattttacttttattctgTTAAGAGTGCCCAACCTCAGATATGATGTTGTCCTGTATGGTCCTTCTCCCTTTTAATATCTACTGAGCCAAAGAGTGTTAACAGTCAAGGAAAAACGTTTTCCCCTCCTTTATTGCAAATTACAAAAGTACAAGAAAAAGGGGAAATAATCAATGTATCTTCTGTTCAGTGCATATCAGTTCTGAAATATAAACTttgataacaaaaacaaaataaatatatagacTTATTTCTTATCATTTCTTGTAATACTAATAGTGTGCTTCATTAGTTGAACTGTTATATAGAGTAAATGTAACCAATATACAAACAGCTTTCTACATTAGAAATGGTGTACTCGCTCACAAATTACATATTGTCTGTTTATACACCGCACCATAACCTCAGAACAACCTGATCgtcaaaagatgttttttaaaacacaatacCATTCATTCAAGGCACTGTAGGAATAAGTCCCACATGGGACAAACTGTAACCGCAATACCAGGCAGAAAGGTCAATCTGTCTGGGAGTTTAGTTACAAAAATAACCAAATTTATAGTGTTGTAGTCATAAACTCGTAGACATTAAAACAATTGACTCTGTAAACAACATgcactgtatttttatttgaatacttTATCCACCTTCAGCAGTGTTGCTCCTGTATCAGAGCCTGCCAGTCTCTTCACTACA is drawn from Thunnus albacares chromosome 2, fThuAlb1.1, whole genome shotgun sequence and contains these coding sequences:
- the entpd4 gene encoding ectonucleoside triphosphate diphosphohydrolase 4 isoform X2; the encoded protein is MGRISFSCLFPASWHFSLSSQVLPRLLIPSLRQLLFIGLVLCLIGLLYLLLVTGKGHASWIRKENHFHRHLARVTDVDATDTSNPNLNYGLVVDCGSSGSRVFVYCWPRHNGNPHELLDIRQMRDQHRKPVVMKIKPGISELAKTPEKASDYIYPLLSFAAQHIPKNKHQETPLYILCTAGMRILPESQQEALLEDLRTDIPVHFNFLFSDSHVEVISGKQEGVYAWIGINFVLGRFNHVHNDGEAVVEVNVPGSDQQEAMVRKRTAGVLDMGGVSTQIAYEVPKTEEVAKNLLAEFNLGCDAHRTEHVYRVYVSTFLGFGGNAARQRYEESIIRNTATRNKLLGQHIGETAESPLLDPCLPTDLQDEIGPSTQKLYLRGTGDFDQCRQILQPFLNRTNETQTSLSGIYQPAIDYSNSQFYGFSEFYYCTEDVLRMGGDYNVSKYSQAAKSYCATQWKTLRERFDSGLYASHADLHRLKYQCFKSAWMYEVLHSGFSFPTNYKNLKTALLVYDKEVQWTLGAILYRTRFLPLRDIQQESLKGIHSHWRHSFSFVNNHYLFLACFFIVLLSIMLYLLRLRRIHRRTAQRCTPSSVPWLEEGLASPTIPINL
- the entpd4 gene encoding ectonucleoside triphosphate diphosphohydrolase 4 isoform X1 → MGRISFSCLFPASWHFSLSSQVLPRLLIPSLRQLLFIGLVLCLIGLLYLLLVTGKGHASWIRKENHFHRHLARVTDVDATDTSNPNLNYGLVVDCGSSGSRVFVYCWPRHNGNPHELLDIRQMRDQHRKPVVMKIKPGISELAKTPEKASDYIYPLLSFAAQHIPKNKHQETPLYILCTAGMRILPESQQEALLEDLRTDIPVHFNFLFSDSHVEVISGKQEGVYAWIGINFVLGRFNHVHNDGEAVVEVNVPGSDQQEAMVRKRTAGVLDMGGVSTQIAYEVPKTVSFASPQQEEVAKNLLAEFNLGCDAHRTEHVYRVYVSTFLGFGGNAARQRYEESIIRNTATRNKLLGQHIGETAESPLLDPCLPTDLQDEIGPSTQKLYLRGTGDFDQCRQILQPFLNRTNETQTSLSGIYQPAIDYSNSQFYGFSEFYYCTEDVLRMGGDYNVSKYSQAAKSYCATQWKTLRERFDSGLYASHADLHRLKYQCFKSAWMYEVLHSGFSFPTNYKNLKTALLVYDKEVQWTLGAILYRTRFLPLRDIQQESLKGIHSHWRHSFSFVNNHYLFLACFFIVLLSIMLYLLRLRRIHRRTAQRCTPSSVPWLEEGLASPTIPINL